A stretch of the Papaver somniferum cultivar HN1 chromosome 6, ASM357369v1, whole genome shotgun sequence genome encodes the following:
- the LOC113289802 gene encoding solanesyl diphosphate synthase 3, chloroplastic/mitochondrial-like isoform X2, which translates to MVGAEVPKLASAAEYFFKMGAEGKKFRPTIILLMASALNMSTVAPDGVVDLLHEELRSRQLSIAVITEMIHVASLLHDDVLDDAETRRGIGSLNCFMGNKIAVLAGDFLLSRACVALASLRNNEVVTLIAKSVKHLVTGETMQMTTASEQRCSMEYYMEKTYNKTASLISNSCQAVSIITGQTAEVSMLAYDYGRNLGLAFQLIDDVLDFTGTSASLGKGSLSDIRHGIVTAPILFAMEEFPQLRKIVDRGFHNPADVDLAIEILGKSNGIQRAIELASEHANLAAAAIRSLPETDNVDARRSRQALIDLTQIVITRKK; encoded by the exons ATGGTTGGCGCTGAG GTCCCTAAGCTTGCCTCAGCTGCTGAGTATTTCTTCAAGATGGGAGCAGAAGGAAAGAAATTTCGTCCCACG ATTATACTGTTGATGGCATCTGCTTTGAATATGTCAACCGTAGCTCCTGATGGTGTGGTTGACTTGCTACATGAAGAACTGCGCTCTAGACAACTCTCTATTGCTGTGATTACAGAGATGATCCAT GTGGCGAGTCTTCTTCATGATGATGTTTTGGATGATGCCGAGACTAGGCGTGGTATTGGTTCATTAAATTGTTTCATGGGGAATAAG ATAGCTGTATTAGCAGGAGACTTTCTGCTTTCAAGAGCTTGTGTTGCTCTTGCTTCTTTGAGAAATAACGAG GTTGTAACTTTGATTGCGAAGTCTGTTAAGCATCTGGTTACTGGTGAAACCATGCAAATGACCACTGCGTCTGAGCAAAGATGTAG TATGGAATATTATATGGAAAAGACATATAACAAAACAGCATCATTGATATCGAACAGCTGCCAAGCAGTTTCTATTATCACAGGACAAACAGCAGAGGTTTCGATGTTAGCGTATGACTATGGCAGGAATCTG GGTTTGGCCTTCCAGTTGATTGACGATGTACTTGATTTCACTGGCACATCAGCTTCCCTTGGAAAGGGATCCTTGTCCGACATTCGCCAT GGGATAGTAACGGCTCCAATATTGTTCGCCATGGAAGAGTTCCCTCAGTTACGTAAAATTGTGGATCGAGGCTTCCATAATCCTGCCGATGTTGATCTG GCCATTGAAATCCTTGGCAAGAGCAATGGAATACAGAGGGCCATTGAGTTGGCATCTGAGCATGCAAATCTAGCAGCTGCAGCCATCAGATCTCTACCAGAGACTGATAATGTGGATGCCAGAAGATCAAGACAGGCTCTTATTGATCTAACTCAGATAGTCATTACCAGAAAAAAGTAA
- the LOC113289802 gene encoding solanesyl diphosphate synthase 3, chloroplastic/mitochondrial-like isoform X1, with translation MSTRWVLRNLSSKARFLSTSTTSSYITTTTLIDFYPTPLLFATTKVLGCQGTYLCRFRAFHGATYQIHQEKNSVVEEQLDPFTLVADDLLVVASRLRSMVGAEVPKLASAAEYFFKMGAEGKKFRPTIILLMASALNMSTVAPDGVVDLLHEELRSRQLSIAVITEMIHVASLLHDDVLDDAETRRGIGSLNCFMGNKIAVLAGDFLLSRACVALASLRNNEVVTLIAKSVKHLVTGETMQMTTASEQRCSMEYYMEKTYNKTASLISNSCQAVSIITGQTAEVSMLAYDYGRNLGLAFQLIDDVLDFTGTSASLGKGSLSDIRHGIVTAPILFAMEEFPQLRKIVDRGFHNPADVDLAIEILGKSNGIQRAIELASEHANLAAAAIRSLPETDNVDARRSRQALIDLTQIVITRKK, from the exons ATGTCTActagatgggttttgagaaatctGAGTTCAAAAGCTCGTTTTCTTTCTACATCCACTACTTCTTCTTATATCACTACTACAACTCTAATCGACTTTTACCCAACTCCTTTGTTATTTGCTACTACCAAG GTTTTGGGTTGCCAAGGAACCTATTTGTGTCGGTTTCGTGCATTCCATGGAGCCACGTATCAAATTCATCAAGAAAAGAACTCTGTGGTTGAG GAACAATTGGACCCGTTTACCCTTGTTGCTGATGATCTTTTAGTTGTGGCTAGTAGATTACGGAGTATGGTTGGCGCTGAG GTCCCTAAGCTTGCCTCAGCTGCTGAGTATTTCTTCAAGATGGGAGCAGAAGGAAAGAAATTTCGTCCCACG ATTATACTGTTGATGGCATCTGCTTTGAATATGTCAACCGTAGCTCCTGATGGTGTGGTTGACTTGCTACATGAAGAACTGCGCTCTAGACAACTCTCTATTGCTGTGATTACAGAGATGATCCAT GTGGCGAGTCTTCTTCATGATGATGTTTTGGATGATGCCGAGACTAGGCGTGGTATTGGTTCATTAAATTGTTTCATGGGGAATAAG ATAGCTGTATTAGCAGGAGACTTTCTGCTTTCAAGAGCTTGTGTTGCTCTTGCTTCTTTGAGAAATAACGAG GTTGTAACTTTGATTGCGAAGTCTGTTAAGCATCTGGTTACTGGTGAAACCATGCAAATGACCACTGCGTCTGAGCAAAGATGTAG TATGGAATATTATATGGAAAAGACATATAACAAAACAGCATCATTGATATCGAACAGCTGCCAAGCAGTTTCTATTATCACAGGACAAACAGCAGAGGTTTCGATGTTAGCGTATGACTATGGCAGGAATCTG GGTTTGGCCTTCCAGTTGATTGACGATGTACTTGATTTCACTGGCACATCAGCTTCCCTTGGAAAGGGATCCTTGTCCGACATTCGCCAT GGGATAGTAACGGCTCCAATATTGTTCGCCATGGAAGAGTTCCCTCAGTTACGTAAAATTGTGGATCGAGGCTTCCATAATCCTGCCGATGTTGATCTG GCCATTGAAATCCTTGGCAAGAGCAATGGAATACAGAGGGCCATTGAGTTGGCATCTGAGCATGCAAATCTAGCAGCTGCAGCCATCAGATCTCTACCAGAGACTGATAATGTGGATGCCAGAAGATCAAGACAGGCTCTTATTGATCTAACTCAGATAGTCATTACCAGAAAAAAGTAA
- the LOC113286309 gene encoding CASP-like protein 1B2: MDHENGGRKPEVIAGGSDEPKTHKSRHSCMYWGILLLLRFLALSATVLATLIMSLNKESKTMVVATIGTNPIKATLVTKFQNTPAFVFFVIVTSIVSFHNLVMLLTELFGHKFGFKGIKLLAMTLLDMGAVVLLSGATGGAASIAQLGKNGNTHARWNKICDKFEKYCGRGSGALIAAFIGIILLLVLNVTSTIAIHKNTRSSSAH, encoded by the exons ATGGATCATGAAAATGGTGGTAGAAAACCAGAGGTTATTGCAGGAGGGTCAGATGAGCCTAAGACACACAAAAGTAGACACAGTTGTATGTATTGGGGGATATTATTGTTGTTAAGGTTTCTAGCACTTAGTGCAACTGTCTTGGCTACACTTATAATGTCCCttaacaaagaaagcaaaacaaTGGTTGTTGCTACTATTGGAACCAACCCCATTAAAGCCACTCTCGTTACCAAATTTCAGAACACCCCTGCTTTTGT ATTCTTTGTGATAGTCACTTCTATAGTCAGTTTCCACAACTTGGTGATGTTGTTGACTGAATTGTTTGGGCACAAGTTCGGTTTCAAAGGGATTAAGCTTTTGGCAATGACACTCTTGGACATG GGAGCGGTTGTTCTGCTATCAGGTGCTACTGGTGGTGCAGCTTCAATAGCGCAGCTTGGAAAGAATGGGAACACACATGCTCGTTGGAACAAGATTTGTGATAAGTTTGAGAAATACTGCGGTCGTGGTTCTGGAGCCCTTATCGCTGCCTTCATTGGAATTATTCTCCTGCTAGTCCTCAATGTGACGTCCACCATTGCTATTCATAAGAATACTCGATCGTCGTCAGCTCATTAA